In Saprospiraceae bacterium, the sequence GGCATAATTTTCATCCGGGGCGGTTTTATCATTGGAGTTGCCATTGAGATAAAAAAGCATCATAGGGTCTTTGGTAAGGTCCTTGACCAATTGCTTAAAATTTCCAAGAGCATGTTTTCTTAAGGTACTTAAGTAGTCATAAGACTGACGAGCATGAAACACACCTACCATTTCGACCGGAATATGATTGTGCCAGAACATGATCATTTTTTCAGTAATGGTTTGATCGTATAAAGCGAGGTTAATCCACCAGGTTTTAAGTGATAAAAGTCGGTAGTACTCTATTTTATCATCCCAGGCTTCGTTGATCCAGGTTTTGCCATCGGCTACAGTTGGTTCTTTAATGTCTTTGCCATCGGTATAATTTACAATAGGTGGGCCAGGTACCTGGGGTTTGCTAAACAAACTTGCGATCATAGAAGATAAGTCCCCTTTGGCTTGAAAAAGGCTAAAATCTGCTTTGGTCACCCCAAAAAGGGTTCGTCTTAACAAATGATTGATGGAGCCGGAATCCATAGGACCTACATAGGTTTGTAATCCTTTTTGCAGCATGTCAGACATACCTGGTCCTGGTGACATAAATGTCTCCTTAGTTTGTGATAATATTAGACTATTCATTTACAACTAAAGATAAGTGTATCCTAAATTGATAAAACAGCTTCATCGGCTACAATATTTGAAAAGTGATAAATAATTTTTCTCCATTCAGGAGCAGTTTCGAACTAGTTCTTAATATTTGATTATAATTTAAGTACTAAAATATTTTATAAACATATAATAAATTCTAACGTATCGTGTAGTAAACATGTAAAATATTTCAATTGACTAGTTTTATATATTTTAATTCTTTAATATAGATTTAACCTGTTTTAGAATTTAAATGACAAAAAACAGATAAACCCATTGATTTTTCTATATGATTTGCTATTTTCGACTCGGAAAATTTTTCTGATTAATTAAAACTTTTAAATGTATGATTAAAAAAGCTCTCTTATGTATTGGGATACTGTGCGCCCTATACATTCAAACTTTTGCACAAACCAGGACAGTCTCAGGCTCTGTCCTTGATGCTACAGGGGCAGGCCTACCCGGAGTAAGCGTGACGATTAAAAACACTTCTGCAGGTACCGTTACAGATTTTGATGGCAATTATACGCTCTCAGGAGTGAATAACCAATCAGTATTGATGTTTAGTTATATTGGATTTGTCACCCAGGAGGTGGCTGTAGGCAGTGCTGATCGGCTGGATGTCAATATGGCTGAAGATGCAACTTTGATATCGGAAATCGTTGTCACTGGTTATGGTACCCAACGTAAAAGTCAGGTCACCGGAGCCATCTCTTCGATATCCTCAAAAGAAATTTCGGAGATACCTATTACAAACCTTGCTCAGGCTCTCACCGGTCGGGCTTCCGGAGTAAACGTGACTCAATCTGGTTCTAAACCTGGTTCTACACCTAAGATCTTGATCAGAGGTCGTCGGTCTTTTAATGCAGGCAATGATCCTTTATACGTAGTAGACGGTATCCCGCTTTCTGCAGGTTATGATGATATTAACCCTAATGATATTCAATCTTTGGAAGTATTGAAGGACGCTACTGCTACTGCCATCTATGGAGCAAGAGGTGCTAATGGAGTAGTTCTGGTTTCTACTAAAAGAGGTTCTGCGACTAAGGGTAAAACTACGGTTACGCTGGATACTTATGTAGGCCGATCTGATGCATTGGACAAAATTAAGCTTTTCTCTGGTCCTGAATTTGCAGAATATGTAAGAGAAGCATATAGAGCTACAGGCGGATACAAAGATGCTGCAGGCAATCCGGTACCTACAGGGGTAGCTGATCCTGTGGCAGATTCTAAGGTAGCTGTACTTGGTGGAGATCCTGAAGTGGCCGCTGGTATCGCTGCCAATCGTAATACCAACTACCAGGACCTGATATTAAAGGCTGGCTTGATGCAGAACCATACTATTGGAGTACAGGGTGGTAATGATAAAACTGCTTTCTATCTTTCTGCTGGTTTTTTCCAGGATAAGGGAGTCACGAAGGGTCTTGATTATTCCAGGTATTCTTTAAGAGCTAATATTGATCACGACATCAACAAAGTGATCAAAGTAGGTCTTTCATCTTATATGATGTTTTCCGACAGAAATGGTGAAAGCCTCAACCCATATTCTTTTACCATTACTCAAAACCCATTAGGTAGTCCTTATAATGATGATGGCAGTCTTAGATTCTCACCGACCAATGATGCTTTGCTTACGAATCCGCTGTTTGAAATCATAGATGGTGCGCAAGTGGATAACCGCAAGACTTATCGTATATTCAATTCTTTATACGGTGAGGCTCAAATATTAGATGGCCTAAAATATCGGGTCAATTTTGGTCCTGATTTTACGCTGGAGCGCTATGGAAGATTTATAGGAAGTGCTACAAATGCCCGTAAACTGGGAGATGCTCAAGCGGCTAATGCAAACAATTTTGGATTCGATTGGACTTTAGAAAACATTTTGTCCTATACTAAATCATATGGTAAACATAACTTCAGTTTCACTGGACTTCAATCCATTCAAAAAGATCGTTTTGAATCCTACAATTCTTCTGTAACTGCTGTTCCTGCTGAGGCACAGCAATTTTATAGCCTTGGATCTGCAGGTGCTGTGCAGTCTATTGGTTCAAATCTGACAGAGTGGACCATCAACTCTTACATGGGTCGTATTAATTATGATTTTGATGACAAATATTTAATGACGCTTACACTGCGACGAGACGGTTCCAGCCGATTCGGCGAAAACACTAAATATGGTAACTTTCCCGGGATAGCTTTGGGATGGAACCTTTCGCACGAACCTTTTATGAAGTCTGTGAATTGGGTGGATTTGTTAAAAATCAGAGCAGGTTGGGGTGAGGTTGGAAATCA encodes:
- a CDS encoding TonB-dependent receptor — translated: MIKKALLCIGILCALYIQTFAQTRTVSGSVLDATGAGLPGVSVTIKNTSAGTVTDFDGNYTLSGVNNQSVLMFSYIGFVTQEVAVGSADRLDVNMAEDATLISEIVVTGYGTQRKSQVTGAISSISSKEISEIPITNLAQALTGRASGVNVTQSGSKPGSTPKILIRGRRSFNAGNDPLYVVDGIPLSAGYDDINPNDIQSLEVLKDATATAIYGARGANGVVLVSTKRGSATKGKTTVTLDTYVGRSDALDKIKLFSGPEFAEYVREAYRATGGYKDAAGNPVPTGVADPVADSKVAVLGGDPEVAAGIAANRNTNYQDLILKAGLMQNHTIGVQGGNDKTAFYLSAGFFQDKGVTKGLDYSRYSLRANIDHDINKVIKVGLSSYMMFSDRNGESLNPYSFTITQNPLGSPYNDDGSLRFSPTNDALLTNPLFEIIDGAQVDNRKTYRIFNSLYGEAQILDGLKYRVNFGPDFTLERYGRFIGSATNARKLGDAQAANANNFGFDWTLENILSYTKSYGKHNFSFTGLQSIQKDRFESYNSSVTAVPAEAQQFYSLGSAGAVQSIGSNLTEWTINSYMGRINYDFDDKYLMTLTLRRDGSSRFGENTKYGNFPGIALGWNLSHEPFMKSVNWVDLLKIRAGWGEVGNQGVSPYQTQGLLNRTTYAFGNSSAYGYRPNTIGNPDLRWESSATANIGIDYSLFKGKLQGSIEFYQTDTKSLLLSDFLPGSTGFNAVTRNVGHTRNKGIELNLSSTNINTNNFRWTTDLSFTKNTEAIVELYNGKVDDLGNRWFIGQPLNTYFDYKKIGIWQTNEADLAKSFGSEVGQIKVQDTNGDGKINASDRVILGSDIPDFQAGLTNRFSYKGIDLSFFFYASIGQEIVSGFHQNNNALAGRYQQIKVDYWTPNNPTNEFPRPKSNQEFPVLNTAIIYFDGSFIKLRNINLGYTLPSTLTKKWKAESVRVFTSIQQPFIWSKFRSKYNGVDPEATITSSATGTTAVNNGITPATRVITAGFNFKF